A section of the Pimelobacter simplex genome encodes:
- a CDS encoding GGDEF domain-containing protein — MTLRVAFGLVAVGILVLFYGVTYRSTRSAYSGWWCGSLAFFIVSASLFLFNGSAVQVVANPLGNTAGTLGAACVWAGARSLGERRVRWWQLVVLPAVVLAVSLLDDPRHDVWSGGVAYLLAMAILIGGSAWELVRLLRTERPAGGAREQFRFAVSSMAIVSGVIGGFYLARDVVFVAAGPDSAVFRIGFGGQVTTLLTMLLLVVVTFSMSALSHEQQTTELRRQATRDGLTGLLNRQAFLEAAERQLDHARVTRHAAVLVADLDRFKSINDGSGHAAGDRALVAFADACRSVVGQQGIVSRLGGDEFGLLTLGGPAEEIVAAIADRYSESAGETDPPTASFGIAAVLPHDDMALALARADEALYAAKDGGRARAVRHEDRGPRRGLDGGRRTA, encoded by the coding sequence GTGACACTTCGAGTGGCCTTCGGTCTCGTCGCCGTCGGCATCCTCGTGCTGTTCTACGGCGTCACCTACCGCTCGACCCGTTCGGCCTACAGCGGCTGGTGGTGCGGCTCGCTGGCGTTCTTCATCGTGAGCGCCTCGCTGTTCCTCTTCAACGGCAGCGCCGTCCAGGTCGTGGCCAACCCCCTCGGCAACACCGCCGGCACCCTCGGCGCCGCCTGCGTGTGGGCCGGTGCCCGCAGCCTCGGTGAGCGCCGGGTCCGCTGGTGGCAGCTCGTCGTGCTGCCCGCCGTCGTCCTCGCCGTCTCGCTGCTCGACGACCCGCGCCACGACGTGTGGTCCGGCGGTGTGGCGTACCTGCTCGCCATGGCGATCCTGATCGGCGGCTCGGCCTGGGAGCTGGTCCGCCTGCTCCGCACCGAGCGCCCGGCCGGCGGGGCCCGCGAGCAGTTCCGCTTCGCGGTCTCCTCGATGGCGATCGTCTCCGGCGTGATCGGCGGCTTCTACCTGGCCCGCGACGTCGTCTTCGTCGCGGCCGGCCCCGACAGTGCGGTCTTCCGGATCGGCTTCGGCGGCCAGGTCACCACCCTGCTCACGATGCTGCTGCTCGTCGTCGTCACCTTCAGCATGTCCGCGCTCAGCCACGAGCAGCAGACCACCGAGCTGCGCCGCCAGGCCACCCGCGACGGCCTCACCGGCCTTCTCAACCGCCAGGCCTTCCTCGAGGCCGCCGAGCGCCAGCTCGACCACGCCCGGGTCACCCGGCACGCCGCCGTCCTGGTCGCCGACCTCGACCGGTTCAAGAGCATCAACGACGGCTCGGGCCACGCCGCCGGCGACCGCGCCCTCGTCGCCTTCGCCGACGCCTGCCGCTCGGTGGTCGGCCAGCAGGGCATCGTCAGCCGCCTCGGCGGCGACGAGTTCGGCCTGCTCACCCTCGGCGGCCCGGCCGAGGAGATCGTCGCCGCCATCGCCGACCGCTACAGCGAGAGCGCGGGGGAGACCGACCCGCCGACGGCCAGCTTCGGCATCGCCGCCGTCCTCCCGCACGACGACATGGCCCTGGCCCTGGCCCGGGCGGACGAGGCGCTCTACGCGGCCAAGGACGGCGGGCGGGCGCGCGCCGTACGTCATGAGGACCGGGGGCCCCGCCGCGGCCTCGACGGCGGGCGTCGTACGGCTTGA
- a CDS encoding PH domain-containing protein: MTQLRDPAHRVSPRARVMWHVESAIGAVVVAAGLGVGAYFALPDGLRWWATGLAVVGCAAVAVVVPQWRYRVHRWEVSATAVYTQRGWWARERRIAPMSRVQTVDFAQGPLARLFGLASVTVTTASAAGPLQIEGLERDVALALADELTHQAHLVAGDAT, from the coding sequence GTGACACAGCTGCGCGATCCTGCCCACCGGGTCAGCCCCCGAGCCCGCGTGATGTGGCACGTCGAGAGCGCGATCGGCGCCGTCGTGGTCGCGGCCGGCCTGGGTGTCGGCGCCTACTTCGCGCTGCCGGACGGGCTGCGCTGGTGGGCGACCGGGCTCGCGGTCGTCGGGTGCGCGGCGGTGGCGGTCGTCGTCCCGCAGTGGCGCTACCGGGTGCACCGCTGGGAGGTCTCCGCGACGGCCGTCTACACCCAGCGCGGGTGGTGGGCGCGCGAGCGCCGGATCGCCCCGATGTCGCGGGTGCAGACCGTCGACTTCGCACAGGGGCCGCTGGCCCGGCTCTTCGGGCTGGCCTCGGTCACCGTCACGACCGCCTCGGCGGCCGGTCCGCTCCAGATCGAGGGGCTCGAGCGGGACGTCGCGCTCGCGCTCGCCGACGAGCTGACCCACCAGGCCCACCTCGTCGCGGGCGACGCCACGTGA
- a CDS encoding PH domain-containing protein, with translation MSVVPPPPPPPALEPDWQRLDPRMLLVHPIKEVGKFFPVLIGLVVAGGASGFGPWALLGVGVPVALGVVRYLTTTYRITERRVELRRGLLQRHTLTTPVDRVRAVDLSASPIHRVLGLATVVIGTGSAATGSDEQLELDALPREEAARLRSALLHARPAAPGTDASAYGGAGAGPGVVDEEQVVARFSPRWLWYAPFSGAVLVAFGALAGVTFQIAENVHIRISEADLAGIGTTFVLTVVGGVLVVAVLLVVGGYLVVNGGFVLARYRSAWHVRRGLLTHRETTIDMARLAGVSLAEPALLRLAHGRRVNAIVTGLSGEGQSSSSMLLPPAPAATGYDVASAVLGTPEPVTAPLRPHGRSATTRRFSRALLGSLPFVALVVAGVVAGGPLPLLALAVVPVALALALAVDRVRTLGHGFLAGHVVMRSGSVLRTRDALAADHVIGWNLRATWFQRRAGLVSLAATTAGGRGRVHVPDVGADDAIALAEAATPGLLGQFLVEGAV, from the coding sequence GTGAGCGTCGTCCCGCCTCCGCCGCCGCCTCCGGCCCTGGAGCCGGACTGGCAGCGCCTGGACCCCCGGATGCTCCTGGTCCACCCGATCAAGGAGGTCGGGAAGTTCTTCCCGGTCCTGATCGGCCTGGTCGTCGCCGGTGGCGCGTCCGGCTTCGGTCCGTGGGCACTGCTCGGCGTCGGCGTGCCGGTGGCGCTCGGTGTCGTGCGCTACCTGACCACCACCTACCGGATCACCGAGCGCCGCGTCGAGCTGCGCCGCGGGCTGCTCCAGCGCCACACCCTGACGACGCCGGTCGACCGGGTCCGCGCGGTCGACCTCAGCGCCTCGCCCATCCACCGGGTGCTCGGCCTGGCCACCGTCGTGATCGGCACCGGCAGCGCCGCCACCGGGTCCGACGAGCAGCTCGAGCTCGACGCACTGCCCCGCGAGGAGGCCGCCCGGCTGCGCTCGGCGCTGCTCCACGCGCGGCCGGCGGCGCCGGGCACCGACGCCTCGGCGTACGGCGGCGCCGGGGCCGGGCCCGGCGTGGTCGACGAGGAGCAGGTCGTCGCCCGGTTCTCGCCCCGCTGGCTCTGGTACGCCCCGTTCAGCGGCGCCGTCCTGGTCGCCTTCGGTGCCCTCGCCGGGGTCACCTTCCAGATCGCCGAGAACGTCCACATCCGGATCTCCGAGGCCGACCTCGCCGGGATCGGCACGACCTTCGTGCTCACCGTCGTCGGCGGCGTCCTGGTCGTCGCGGTGCTGCTCGTGGTGGGCGGCTACCTCGTCGTCAACGGCGGCTTCGTGCTCGCGCGCTACCGCAGCGCCTGGCACGTGCGCCGCGGCCTGCTCACCCACCGCGAGACCACCATCGACATGGCCCGGCTGGCGGGCGTCTCGCTCGCCGAGCCCGCCCTGCTCCGGCTCGCGCACGGACGCCGGGTCAACGCGATCGTCACCGGCCTCAGCGGCGAGGGCCAGTCGAGCTCGTCGATGCTGCTGCCGCCCGCCCCCGCCGCCACCGGGTACGACGTCGCGTCGGCCGTGCTGGGCACCCCGGAGCCGGTGACCGCTCCCCTGCGTCCTCACGGCCGCTCCGCGACCACCCGCCGGTTCAGCCGCGCGCTGCTCGGCTCGCTGCCGTTCGTCGCGCTCGTCGTGGCCGGGGTGGTCGCCGGCGGCCCGCTCCCGCTCCTCGCGCTGGCCGTCGTCCCCGTCGCGCTCGCGCTGGCCCTGGCCGTCGACCGGGTCCGCACGCTCGGCCACGGCTTCCTGGCCGGTCACGTCGTGATGCGCTCGGGCTCGGTGCTGCGCACCCGGGACGCGCTGGCCGCCGACCACGTCATCGGCTGGAACCTGCGCGCGACCTGGTTCCAGCGCCGCGCCGGCCTGGTCTCGCTCGCCGCGACGACGGCCGGCGGCCGGGGCCGGGTGCACGTGCCCGACGTCGGCGCGGACGACGCGATCGCGCTCGCCGAGGCGGCGACGCCCGGCCTGCTCGGGCAGTTCCTGGTCGAGGGCGCGGTCTAG
- a CDS encoding winged helix-turn-helix transcriptional regulator, giving the protein MALGTGYDQQGCYLARALEVVGERWTLLILRDCFYGVRRFTDLRDHLDISRAVLTARLDGLVGDGVLTRESVDGHPEYVLTEAGRALWPVVFSLSKWGEQHVAGGHPARVFSHADCGTDVDALGRCPACGTVPGPEDLVVRPGPGVNPLRREDRVARALEQPHRLLTPLSVAAAP; this is encoded by the coding sequence GTGGCGCTCGGCACCGGATACGACCAGCAGGGGTGCTACCTCGCGCGTGCGCTCGAGGTGGTGGGGGAGCGCTGGACGCTGCTCATCCTGCGCGACTGCTTCTACGGCGTACGCCGCTTCACCGACCTGCGCGACCACCTCGACATCTCGCGCGCGGTGCTCACCGCCCGCCTCGACGGGCTGGTCGGCGACGGTGTGCTGACCCGGGAGAGCGTCGACGGGCATCCGGAGTACGTGCTCACCGAGGCCGGACGGGCGCTGTGGCCGGTCGTCTTCTCGCTCTCGAAGTGGGGGGAGCAGCACGTCGCCGGAGGTCACCCCGCGCGGGTGTTCAGCCACGCCGACTGCGGTACCGACGTCGACGCGCTCGGCCGGTGCCCGGCGTGCGGCACGGTGCCGGGGCCCGAGGACCTCGTCGTCCGCCCGGGGCCGGGCGTGAACCCGCTGCGCCGCGAGGACCGGGTCGCCCGGGCGCTGGAGCAGCCGCACCGGCTGCTCACGCCGCTGAGCGTCGCGGCTGCGCCCTAG
- a CDS encoding MFS transporter, producing the protein MNRPAVAALSLTSFSTFVAMVAYAGPLGNATTLSAAFDASPTATTWLLSSMSVGLAVGLLPAGALADLTGRRRVFLGGALVLAAGSVLCALADDAWTFVAGRVVEGLGAAGVIATGLGLVAAVASDGAHRARAAAWWGGSMGLGIAGGPLLTGLFDLGDLWPATYWLLAATGVVIAVLAPRCFTESEVDPERRMDLVGATLMAAGLTALLVTLVEARRGDTGIALAGAAVSVVALGGFAVVQTRRRHPMLEPALLRHRGFTAAVLAAVGTGAGVIALMSFSGTFATGAMGLSSLQAGALLALWSATSAVAALALRPLALRLTGTTQLAAGLIGAGVGLLMLSGLGGPPSAWRLAPGLIVAGIASGLLNGGLGRQAIATVPPERSAVGTGVNNTARYVGAAVGTTLVSVLAATPHASAAAQVAGWNHVTLLAGAISLVTAVAIVAIDRGRHAEEAR; encoded by the coding sequence GTGAACAGACCAGCCGTCGCGGCGCTGTCCCTGACCTCGTTCAGCACGTTCGTCGCGATGGTCGCCTACGCCGGCCCGCTCGGGAACGCCACGACGCTCAGCGCGGCGTTCGACGCCTCCCCCACGGCGACGACCTGGCTGCTGAGCTCGATGAGCGTGGGCCTCGCGGTCGGCCTCCTGCCGGCCGGGGCGCTCGCCGACCTGACCGGGCGCCGGCGGGTGTTCCTGGGCGGCGCACTGGTGCTTGCCGCGGGCTCGGTGCTGTGCGCCCTCGCGGACGACGCCTGGACCTTCGTCGCCGGCCGGGTCGTCGAGGGCCTCGGCGCGGCCGGCGTCATCGCCACCGGCCTCGGCCTGGTCGCCGCCGTCGCGTCCGACGGCGCCCACCGCGCCCGCGCGGCCGCCTGGTGGGGCGGCAGCATGGGCCTCGGGATCGCGGGCGGGCCCCTGCTGACCGGGCTCTTCGACCTGGGCGACCTGTGGCCCGCGACCTACTGGCTGCTCGCCGCGACCGGCGTCGTCATCGCCGTGCTGGCGCCGCGCTGCTTCACCGAGTCCGAGGTCGATCCCGAGCGCCGGATGGACCTCGTCGGCGCCACCCTCATGGCCGCCGGCCTGACCGCGCTCCTCGTCACCCTCGTCGAGGCACGCCGCGGCGACACCGGCATCGCGCTGGCGGGAGCCGCGGTGAGCGTCGTGGCGCTCGGCGGGTTCGCCGTCGTCCAGACCCGGCGCCGGCACCCGATGCTCGAACCGGCCCTGCTGCGCCACCGCGGGTTCACGGCCGCCGTCCTCGCGGCGGTCGGCACCGGCGCGGGCGTGATCGCGCTGATGTCGTTCTCGGGCACGTTCGCGACCGGAGCGATGGGGCTGAGCAGCCTCCAGGCCGGCGCGCTGCTCGCGCTGTGGTCGGCGACCAGTGCGGTGGCCGCCCTCGCGCTGCGCCCGCTGGCCCTGCGCCTGACCGGCACCACCCAGCTCGCCGCGGGACTGATCGGCGCCGGGGTCGGCCTGCTCATGCTGTCCGGGCTCGGCGGCCCGCCGTCCGCCTGGCGCCTGGCGCCGGGGCTGATCGTGGCGGGCATCGCGAGCGGACTCCTCAACGGCGGCCTGGGCCGGCAGGCGATCGCGACCGTGCCCCCCGAGCGCTCGGCGGTCGGGACCGGCGTCAACAACACCGCCCGGTACGTCGGCGCGGCCGTCGGCACCACGCTCGTCAGCGTCCTCGCCGCCACACCACACGCCTCGGCCGCCGCCCAGGTGGCAGGCTGGAACCACGTCACCCTGCTCGCCGGCGCGATCTCGCTCGTGACCGCCGTCGCGATCGTCGCGATCGACAGGGGACGCCATGCCGAGGAGGCCCGATGA
- a CDS encoding type II toxin-antitoxin system PemK/MazF family toxin, with amino-acid sequence MTAVPDQPDGTYAPVPDGRPDPGEVVWAWVPYEDDPNQGKDRPVLVIGASTDDQGRHQVHCLVMTSKDHDRDAAQEAAAGRRWMDVGSGAWDPRGRPSEVRLNRLLVLDAAEVRREGAALDRDTYAAVVAARAALTG; translated from the coding sequence ATGACCGCCGTACCCGACCAGCCCGACGGCACCTACGCCCCCGTCCCCGACGGGCGTCCCGACCCGGGCGAGGTCGTGTGGGCCTGGGTCCCCTACGAGGACGACCCGAACCAGGGCAAGGACCGCCCGGTCCTGGTGATCGGCGCGAGCACCGACGACCAGGGGCGCCACCAGGTGCACTGCCTGGTGATGACGAGCAAGGACCACGACCGCGACGCCGCCCAGGAGGCCGCCGCCGGCCGGCGCTGGATGGACGTCGGCAGCGGCGCCTGGGACCCGCGCGGCCGGCCGAGCGAGGTCCGGCTCAACCGGCTGCTCGTCCTCGACGCCGCCGAGGTACGCCGCGAGGGCGCGGCGCTCGACCGGGACACCTACGCCGCGGTGGTCGCCGCCCGCGCGGCACTCACCGGCTGA
- a CDS encoding TetR/AcrR family transcriptional regulator produces the protein MATTPRERARAQTMADITRIGRAHLAEYGAAALSLRAVARDLGVVSSAVYRYVKSRDELLTLLLVDGYDDLGDTVARALAAVPEASHRERFVAFGHAIRTWARAEPATYALLYGAPVPGYHAPAEQTTGPGTRVVRMLLELAAAALADGALDVPAQPGAVPPGLAAAFEGVREQFGIDLPDDALVAGVLVWAGLFGCVSFEVFGQYGPEGFGGDAEDLFARHLALLADSLGIGVSR, from the coding sequence ATGGCGACCACCCCCCGCGAGCGCGCCCGGGCGCAGACGATGGCCGACATCACCCGGATCGGCCGCGCCCACCTGGCCGAGTACGGCGCCGCGGCGCTCTCGCTGCGCGCCGTCGCCCGCGACCTCGGCGTGGTCTCGTCGGCGGTCTACCGCTACGTCAAGAGCCGCGACGAGCTGCTCACCCTCCTCCTCGTCGACGGGTACGACGACCTGGGCGACACCGTGGCCCGGGCACTCGCCGCCGTGCCCGAGGCGTCCCACCGCGAGCGCTTCGTCGCCTTCGGCCACGCGATCCGGACCTGGGCGCGCGCCGAGCCGGCCACCTATGCGCTGCTCTACGGCGCGCCGGTGCCCGGCTACCACGCGCCCGCCGAGCAGACGACCGGTCCGGGCACGCGGGTGGTCCGGATGCTGCTCGAGCTCGCCGCCGCGGCGCTCGCCGACGGTGCGCTCGACGTGCCGGCCCAGCCGGGCGCGGTGCCGCCGGGGCTCGCCGCCGCCTTCGAGGGCGTGCGCGAGCAGTTCGGGATCGACCTGCCCGACGACGCTCTCGTCGCGGGCGTGCTGGTCTGGGCGGGGCTGTTCGGCTGCGTGAGCTTCGAGGTGTTCGGTCAGTACGGACCCGAGGGGTTCGGTGGCGACGCGGAGGACCTCTTCGCGCGCCACCTGGCGCTGCTGGCCGACTCCCTCGGGATCGGCGTCAGCCGGTGA